The Aedes aegypti strain LVP_AGWG chromosome 3, AaegL5.0 Primary Assembly, whole genome shotgun sequence genome contains a region encoding:
- the LOC110678248 gene encoding histone H4, translated as MTGRGKGGKGLGKGGAKRHRKVLRDNIQGITKPAIRRLARRGGVKRISGLIYEETRGVLKVFLENVIRDAVTYTEHAKRKTVTAMDVVYALKRQGRTLYGFGG; from the coding sequence ATGACCGGCCGTGGCAAGGGAGGCAAAGGACTCGGAAAAGGAGGCGCCaagcgtcatcgcaaggttttgcgtgaTAACATCCAGGGTATCACCAAGCCCGCAATCCGTCGTCTGGCTCGTCGTGGAGGAGTCAAGCGTATCTCCGGACTTATCTACGAGGAAACTCGTGGTGTGTTGAAGGTGTTCCTGGAAAACGTCATCCGTGATGCCGTTACCTACACTGAACACGCCAAGCGTAAAACCGTTACCGCTATGGATGTTGTCTACGCTCTGAAGCGTCAGGGACGCACCCTGTACGGTTTCGGAGGTTAA
- the LOC110678246 gene encoding histone H2B-like gives MNLMQPKTSGKAAKKSGKAQKNIVKGDKKKKKQRRKESYAIYIYKVLKQVHPDTGVSSKAMSIMNSFVNDIFERIAAEASRLAHYNKRSTITSREIQTAVRLLLPGELAKHAVSEGTKAVTKYTSSK, from the coding sequence atgaatttaaTGCAACCGAAAACCAGCGGAAAGGCCGCGAAGAAATCCGGCAAGGCCCAGAAGAACATTGTCAAGGgcgataagaagaagaagaagcagcgcAGGAAGGAAAGCTACGCCATCTACATCTACAAGGTGTTGAAGCAAGTTCACCCCGACACTGGCGTTTCGTCGAAAGCCATGAGCATCATGAACAGCTTCGTCAACGACATCTTTGAGCGTATTGCCGCCGAAGCCTCCCGCCTGGCCCACTACAACAAGCGTTCGACGATCACATCCCGCGAAATCCAAACCGCCGTCCGGCTTCTGCTCCCGGGAGAGTTGGCCAAGCACGCCGTTTCGGAAGGCACCAAGGCCGTCACCAAGTACACCAGCTCCAAGTAA
- the LOC110678247 gene encoding histone H2A, whose amino-acid sequence MSGRGKGGKVKGKAKSRSNRAGLQFPVGRIHRLLRKGNYAERVGAGAPVYLAAVMEYLAAEVLELAGNAARDNKKTRIIPRHLQLAIRNDEELNKLLSGVTIAQGGVLPNIQAVLLPKKTEKKA is encoded by the coding sequence ATGTCTGGCCGCGGCAAAGGAGGCAAAGTTAAGGGAAAGGCAAAGTCCCGTTCCAACCGCGCTGGATTGCAGTTCCCAGTCGGTCGTATTCACCGTCTGCTCCGGAAGGGCAACTATGCCGAGCGTGTCGGTGCCGGCGCTCCAGTCTACTTGGCTGCCGTTATGGAATATCTGGCCGCTGAAGTGCTCGAATTGGCAGGAAACGCTGCCCGTGACAACAAGAAGACCAGAATCATTCCCCGTCATCTGCAGTTGGCCATCCGCAACGACGAAGAATTGAACAAGCTGCTGTCCGGTGTTACCATCGCCCAAGGTGGTGTTCTGCCCAACATTCAGGCTGTCTTGCTGCCGAAGAAAACCGAAAAGAAGGCATAA